A region of Beijerinckia sp. 28-YEA-48 DNA encodes the following proteins:
- a CDS encoding ABC transporter substrate-binding protein — MLPVKLSSGKLLFALASVATLGSATVASAQTIKIGWVNSYSGFLAQAGDQMEKGLNLYVKLHSKDLPPGVKVEFVRRDDTGAPEVGKRVAQELITRERVQMLMGVVASPVAAAIAPLTAEAKIPFVITNAGGVSIPRISPYVVRFSFTLWHTALPIGTWSVKQGWKRGFSAVADFIPGHDAEGAFIKGFTDAGGQMLGSIRFPPASADYAPFMQRIKDAKPDVAFVWVPAGPAATAIMKAIKDLGLREAGINIVSAHDLLPDEELPNIGAFGADIVTAGNYSTTGVRPANAAFLKAWDEEYKGKAIPNFTSVAAWDAAHAVFEMIKTTKGKFTGDEAMKFFSTWKDPDSPRGPIAIDPATRDIIQDIYIRRSEMKNGKLVNTDIETIKAVKDPWKELNPPK; from the coding sequence ATGCTTCCAGTAAAATTGTCATCGGGAAAATTGCTATTTGCCCTGGCGTCGGTGGCGACGCTCGGATCCGCGACCGTTGCCTCGGCGCAAACCATCAAGATCGGCTGGGTCAACAGCTATTCAGGCTTTCTCGCCCAGGCCGGCGATCAGATGGAAAAAGGCCTGAACCTTTATGTGAAATTGCATAGCAAGGATTTACCGCCGGGTGTCAAGGTCGAGTTCGTCCGCCGCGACGACACCGGTGCGCCGGAGGTCGGCAAGCGCGTCGCGCAGGAACTGATCACGCGCGAACGGGTGCAAATGCTCATGGGGGTTGTCGCCTCGCCGGTGGCGGCGGCGATCGCGCCATTGACGGCCGAAGCCAAGATCCCATTCGTCATCACCAATGCGGGCGGCGTCTCGATCCCGCGGATTTCGCCTTACGTGGTGCGCTTCTCCTTCACGCTCTGGCACACCGCTTTGCCGATCGGGACATGGTCGGTGAAGCAGGGGTGGAAGCGCGGTTTCTCAGCCGTGGCAGACTTTATTCCCGGGCACGATGCGGAAGGCGCCTTCATCAAGGGCTTCACCGATGCCGGCGGCCAAATGCTCGGCTCGATCCGCTTCCCGCCCGCTTCCGCCGACTATGCGCCCTTCATGCAGCGCATCAAGGATGCAAAGCCGGATGTGGCCTTCGTTTGGGTGCCGGCGGGACCGGCCGCGACTGCCATTATGAAAGCGATTAAGGACCTTGGTCTGCGTGAGGCGGGGATCAACATCGTCTCGGCCCACGATCTTCTGCCGGACGAGGAACTGCCGAATATCGGTGCTTTCGGCGCTGATATCGTGACGGCGGGTAATTATTCGACGACGGGCGTTCGCCCTGCCAACGCAGCTTTCCTGAAAGCCTGGGACGAGGAATATAAGGGCAAGGCTATTCCCAACTTCACGTCGGTTGCCGCCTGGGATGCCGCGCACGCCGTTTTTGAGATGATCAAGACGACGAAGGGCAAGTTTACTGGTGATGAAGCGATGAAATTCTTCAGCACCTGGAAGGATCCCGATAGTCCGCGTGGTCCGATCGCCATCGATCCAGCGACGCGCGACATCATCCAGGACATCTATATCCGACGCAGCGAAATGAAGAACGGCAAGCTGGTGAACACGGATATCGAGACCATCAAGGCGGTCAAGGATCCGTGGAAGGAACTCAATCCACCGAAATAA